Sequence from the Asterias amurensis chromosome 14, ASM3211899v1 genome:
TTATTTCAGTGTCTGTACACCCATTCAGATACCAACTACAACCTTCATCAGTTTATTTCAGTGTCTGTACACCCACTCAGGTACCCACTACAACCTTCATCAGTTTATTTCAGTGTCTGTACACCCATTCAGATACCCACTACAACCTTCATCAGTTTATTTCAGTGTCTGTACACCCACTCAGGTACCCACTACAACCTTCATCAGTTTATTTCAGTGTCTGTACACCCATTCAGATACCCACTACAACCTTCATCAGTTTATTTCAGTGTCTGTACACCCATTCAGATACCCACTACAACCTTCATCAGTTTATTTCAGTGTCTGTACACCCACTCAGGTACCCACTACAACCTTCATCAGTTTATTTCAGTGTCTGTACACCCATTCAGATACCCACTACAACCTTCATCAGTTTATTTCAGTGTCTGTACACCCATTCAGGTACCCACTACAACCTTCATCAGTTTATTTCAGTGTCTGTACACCCATTCAGATACCCACTACAACCTTCATCAGTTTATTTCAGTGTCTGTACACCCACTCAGGTACCCACTACAACCTTCATCAGTTTATTTCAGTGTCTGTACACCCATTCAGGTACCCACTACAACCTTCATCAGTTTATTTCAGTGTCTGTACACCCACTCAGGTACCCACTACAACCTTCATCAGTTTATTTCAGTGTCTGTACACCCATTCAGGTACCCACTACAACCGTTATCAGTTCAATGTCTGTACCCACTCAGGTACCCACTACAACCGTTATCAGTTTATTTtgcctttttttatattttgttttaattattttaataacaatttatttcTTTACACTGTTTTTGTAACACCTCTACAACCTAAGACCTTCATCAAACAGCCCAGTTATACACACCAGACAAGTATGCACTAAGATTCATTGATACGACAACATTACATTATGATTTGTTAAGTCTAGTATTACTTGATTTATATTTAAACTACAGATACAGAATCAACCAACTGTCACCTGGCCAATAGAAGAGGGCGCTCTTTACACTGTTGTAATGACTGATCCAGATGCACCAAGCAGGGCTGATCCAAAGTTCCGTGAGTGGCGACACTGGCTGGTAGTGAATGTATCTAACAATGATATCAGTAGCGGCAGTGTTAGATCTGAGTATATCGGAGCAGGACCACCAAAAGACACAGGTAGGTTTTGTCTCCATGTTGTTCTTTTTGAACAGCTTCAAAGGAACCTTTGAGGAATATTTAACGAAGGATTTTTAACCAAACTTTATCAATGTATTTTGTACATTGGGTCTCTTGGCCCTCAAGTTTTCACCTCACTTCATTTTTATaataggtgcgttcgtttagcttccctgggtcgaccccggtgtgtggaggtttttttcccaggacgaacgtgggtaattatctgcacacactcatcctgaaaagaaaaaaaaaccaccacacaccagggtcgacccggggaagctaaacaaacgcacccaatGAAACAGACAGTTGATGTGTGACTCATTTCCATGCAGGCTTACATCGCTATGTCATCCTCATCTACAAGCAGCCAGGTTTCATCAACCCAGAGAAAATCCCCTTCTACCCAAACTGTGACATTAATGGAAGAGCCAAGTGGAAGGTTCGTGAGTTTGCCGAAAGTCATGGACTTGGGAATCCTGTGGCAGGCAACTTCCTTCAAGCTGAGCATGATGAGTATGTCACCAAATTGTATGCAAAGTTTTCTGAATTTGCAGCTAAGAAGAGAGATGAGGCTGGTACCACAGAGGGGTAATGACCCCCTCATCCTCACAGTGAGTTGACTACTTGAAACCATTCCACTGCATGGGGTTTGTAGATTGGAACAACTGTGCATTCATATCACATGATATCATCATTACAAGCTGAATTGTTTACATTCAAAACCGTTTTTCATTTCAAACTAAATAAGTACATGTGTACAGGCCTATTAGTTACTTCTGCAATGCTTACATATATTTTGTCAATTACCCTTTTCCAAAatagcaattttgttttgtttgtgtgaatTTGTATTTCAAtcataaaattaattaattgggTCAAATctgatttataaaaaaacagtaTCAGAAGTAATGTGAGAAGATTAATGTTGTGTTCATACAGTATGAATTGCAAATGTAGGGATGTTGGATTACAGTCTATGTTGTCAATGCGGCTATCGGCTAGGTCTTAGACCTTGTGGAGCCACTTCAAATGTAGGGATGTTGGATTACAGTCTATGTTGTCAATGTGGCTATCGGCTGGGTCTTAGACCTTGTGGAGCCACTTCAAATGTAGGGATGTTGGATTACAGTCTATGTTGTCAATGCGGCTATCGGCTAGGTCTAAGACCTTGTGGAGCCACTTCAAATGTAGAGATGTTGGATTATATAGTCTATGTTGTCAAAGCGGCTATCGGCTAGGTCTTAGACCTTGTGGGGCCACTTCAAATGTAGGGATGTTGGATTATACAGTCTATGTTGTCAATGCGGCTATCGGCTAGGTCTTAGACCTTGTGGGGCCACTTCAAATGTAGGGATGTTGGATTACAGTCTATGTTGTCAATGCGGCTATCGGCTAGGTCTTAGACCTTGTGGAGCCACTTCAAATGTAGGGATGTTGGATTACAGTCTGTGTTGTCGACGCGGCTATCGGCTAGGTCTTAGACCTTGTGGAGCCACTTCAAATGTAGGGATGTTGGATTACAGTCTATGTTGTCAATGCGGCTATCGGCTAGGTCTTAGACCTTGTGGAGCCACTTCAAATGTAGGGTTATTGGATTACAGTCATTGTTGTCAATGCGGCTATTGGCTGGGTCTTAGACCTTGTGGAGCCACTTCAAATGTAGGGTTGTTGGATTACAGTCTATGTTGTCAACGCGGCTATCGGCTAGGTCTTAGACCTTGTGGAGCCACTTCAAATGTAGGGATGTTGGATTACAGTCTATGTTGTCAATGCGGCTATCGGCTAGGTCTTAGACCTTGTGGAGCCACTTCAAATGTAGGGATGTTGGATTACAGTCTATGTTGTCAATGCGGCTATTGGCTAGGTCCTAGACCTTGTGGAGCCACTTCAAATGTAGGGATGTTGGATTACAGTCTATGTTGTCAATGCGGCTATCGGCTAGGTCTTAGACCTTGTGGAGCCACTTCAAATGTAGGGATGTTGGATTACAGTCTATGTTGTCAATGTGGCTATCGGCTGGGTCTTAGACCTTGTGGAGCCACTTCAAATGTAGGGATGTTGGATTACAGTCTATGTTGTCAATGCGGCTATTGGCTGGGTCTTAGACCTTGTGGAGCCACTTCAAATGTAGGGATGTTGGATTACAGTCTATGTTGTCAATGCTGCTATCGGCTAGGTCTTAGACCTTGTGGAGCCACTTCAAATGTAGGGATGTTGGATTACAGTCTATGTTGTCAATGCAGCTAACGGCTAGGTCTTAGACCTTGTGGAGCCACTTCAAATATAGGGATGTTGGATTACAGTCTATGTTGTCAATGCGGCTATTGGCTGGGTCTTAGACCTTGTGGAGCCACTTCAAATGTAGGGATGTTGGATTACAGTCTATGTTGTCAATGCGGCTATCGGCTAGGTCTTACACCTTGTGGAGCCACTTCAAATGTAGGGATGTTGGATTACAGTCTATGTTGTCAATGCGGCTATCGGCTAGGTCTTACACCTTGTGGAGCCACTTCAAATGTAGGGATGTTGGATTACAGTCTATGTTGTCAATGCGGCTATCGGCTAGGTCTTAGACTCAGTGCTTTTCAAGTCCTGTGCAGAGATTCTTTACCCCAATTGCTAGCCCCTTTTCGCATGAAACATTACAGTGAATCCTTGGCAATCTACAATGTACTCTAAGGCATGTCCCTACTTCAGTCTTGTAAGCAtgtgtaattattttgattcaGGTCTTGGGCTAATCATAGCGTTTTGTAAAGTAGCCCAAATGACCATAAAACTGTGTATATTACTTGGCCCAAAAGGCCCAGATTTTACACATATTGTCATAAATGTAACATCCTGATCTATTAGAGGTAAGGGTTGGTGAAATGAATTTAAATTCCATCACTCAAAAGTAAGTTACacattttaaacatttattatttacATCTGAAAAGGAAGAAATAGGAGCATATAAAACGCATAGGATTCAAAGCTTTTAGTTGCCAAATGGGCAAGTTGAGAAGTGGTATTCACTAGCCTCTGGCAGTTTTTACTAGATGTTTTATGCTGGGCTAGTGTTAAAGATTGTCCTTGTAATTCAAACGAACCATTTTATcacatgggttttgtacacacaaATTAACAGTGGAAACCACAttggaaactgactaggtaaattttaaatgaatatgggttgaaaaagaaaaattgatggGATGTTGATGCGGAGGTCAGTGATTCCAGTaaatttctctttgttcaatccccaataaaaaaaaacagtcattaACAGCAATATGGTCCCAtaatgtttgtgtacaaagtaaacTTTTAGTGGAAAAGATCTTTTGTGTGAAAGCACAAGATCTAATATACTATTCAAagtgaaaattttaaaatttctaaCATTGAATGCCTTTGAAATCACTAGGTGACAGCAGACCGACTTCTGtgttaatttttattgtttatgtaATTCTAAACATGCGCATATTTCTAAATCAAGGTTTCAAACAATGAATGCCTTTGAAAACACTAGGTGACAGCAGACTACCTTGTTAATTTATATTGTATTTGTAGTTCTAAATATGCGCATATTTCTAAATCAAGGTTTCTAACAATGAATGCCTTTGAAAACACTAGGTGACAGCAGACTACcttgttaatttttattgtgTATGTAGTTCTAAACATGAGCATATTTCTGAGAGCAATATATTTACCTGGCTATAATTTCTCATCACAGCTTTCCCtagaattctgcacttactgCCTCCTGTACAATCCAAGATTCTATGTGCTGTATTGTAAGCTAAGAATTCCCCAGTAAGCAAGGCCATGAAATTGCAAACatagtctgctgccatctagagTTGCAAGAACTTCCCAAGTGTAAGAGTTAATGGTGTAAGTACCCAAACCCAGTTTAAAACgataatacaaaaatatataaaatattttgattatgttgtaaaaaataacatgatCCATAAATAGCAGAAGTATTCTTAGAATGTCATCAGAATTGGACTGTGCTAACTGGTTTCCAGCAAGCCATGCTTAGCACTCAGGATCTCAACCGTCCGTTTATGAGCACTGAGGGAAAAAGCAAATTAAAACAGTATGATCAATATTTAAAAGGATACTGCCCCAATCATCTAGGTCTAATTTTAATAAAGTATgtaacacaaaaacttgctaagcacagacaaaatttgctaagcagaaggaccaggttaccagccaaaattacattaagttggCATTGTTGTGGCGCCCCACTCAATGTTGCTTGCCATAGAAATctgctgagcagtattttctgtataacagctttatgaaattggggcctagTCTTACGTGC
This genomic interval carries:
- the LOC139947081 gene encoding protein D2-like, giving the protein MEEGGVVPDVVDVAVPTAAEVKWDSGATAQMGNVCTPTQIQNQPTVTWPIEEGALYTVVMTDPDAPSRADPKFREWRHWLVVNVSNNDISSGSVRSEYIGAGPPKDTGLHRYVILIYKQPGFINPEKIPFYPNCDINGRAKWKVREFAESHGLGNPVAGNFLQAEHDEYVTKLYAKFSEFAAKKRDEAGTTEG